The following are from one region of the Alicyclobacillus fastidiosus genome:
- a CDS encoding ROK family transcriptional regulator gives MAKTVDAATMRQINKKYVTEMIYNQGPLSRIDISQATGLNKATVSSLVDELIEQQFVQEIGFGTSSGGRKPVMLKINSSAGYCIGVDVQITHMKTVLTDLTGGIVYKRIRPMDAAHGRLSQSELEEMLIEEIDCATHQAPPSCHGILGAGIALPGIVNYRTGSAFYLPNIEIENWDVIGALSQSFAFPIFIDNDGNCGAWSLYRERQEQNLVFVNVGIGIGTGIVVNGQLYRGSNGIAGEFGHTSIAAMGVVCACGSYGCWEQYASEQALLRYLRESEDVPEALELSPNLVSLAVEQAATQTGYQQAFRTLGQYLGVGIANIVNAINPGLVVIGGPIAQAAALFLPEVERVVHHRAMATNKHVALSVAHEDAIVVGAAQLPIANTLLQSPLAEV, from the coding sequence GTGGCGAAGACCGTAGACGCCGCGACGATGCGGCAAATTAACAAAAAGTATGTAACGGAAATGATCTACAATCAGGGTCCGTTGTCCCGCATCGACATCTCGCAGGCGACTGGCCTCAACAAAGCGACCGTGTCTTCGCTCGTCGACGAGCTGATCGAGCAGCAGTTCGTACAGGAGATCGGGTTCGGTACGTCGAGTGGCGGGCGCAAACCCGTCATGCTCAAAATCAATTCATCTGCTGGCTACTGCATCGGAGTCGACGTGCAGATCACACACATGAAGACGGTGCTTACGGATTTGACCGGGGGCATCGTGTACAAGCGCATTCGGCCGATGGACGCCGCGCACGGACGGCTTTCGCAGAGTGAGTTGGAAGAGATGCTCATCGAGGAGATCGATTGCGCGACACACCAGGCTCCCCCGAGTTGCCACGGGATTCTCGGCGCTGGCATCGCCTTGCCCGGCATCGTCAATTATCGGACAGGATCGGCCTTTTACCTGCCCAACATCGAGATCGAAAACTGGGATGTCATCGGCGCTTTGTCGCAATCCTTTGCGTTCCCTATCTTTATCGACAACGACGGCAATTGTGGGGCGTGGTCCCTGTATCGGGAACGGCAGGAACAAAACCTGGTCTTCGTCAACGTCGGCATTGGCATCGGCACCGGGATCGTGGTGAACGGACAACTGTATCGGGGATCGAACGGAATTGCCGGGGAGTTCGGCCACACCTCGATTGCTGCGATGGGTGTCGTCTGTGCTTGCGGGAGTTACGGGTGCTGGGAACAATATGCCTCTGAGCAGGCTTTGTTGCGCTATCTTCGAGAGTCAGAAGACGTACCTGAGGCACTTGAGCTCTCTCCCAATCTCGTATCGTTGGCCGTCGAGCAGGCGGCGACGCAAACTGGTTATCAGCAAGCCTTTCGCACGCTCGGTCAATACCTGGGCGTCGGCATCGCCAACATCGTCAACGCGATCAACCCTGGACTTGTGGTCATCGGCGGGCCGATAGCGCAAGCAGCCGCGCTGTTTCTGCCCGAAGTGGAGCGCGTCGTTCACCATCGGGCCATGGCGACGAACAAACACGTCGCGCTCAGCGTCGCGCACGAAGACGCCATCGTCGTCGGCGCCGCGCAGTTGCCGATTGCCAATACCCTCCTGCAGAGCCCGCTTGCCGAAGTCTAA
- a CDS encoding sugar ABC transporter substrate-binding protein — MDIKKVLTAGAAVAIAMTLATACGSNSTSSSGSDTSGGSSSSNGSGTIALLLPDTTSSARYETQDKPDFTAEVKKLDPSAKVDYENAQGDAPTQQQQAEAAITNGAKVLVVDPVDSAAAATIVTEADKAGVKVISYDRMISKAPVDYYVSFDNEEVGKLQGQYIADHTPKGGTVVMIDGAQTDNNALAFAKGAHEVLDPLFKNGTLKLGYETYTPNWDPQNGLREMEQALTKLNNHVDAVLSANDGLAGSIIQALSAQHLAGKVPVTGQDATDAGLHDIMQGTQSMTVYKAVPKEAQVAAQLAVDILKGQKPGSDLVNGTQDNGSGTPIPAVLLQPVVVTKDNIQDTVIKDGFTTMAKINNPK, encoded by the coding sequence ATGGATATCAAAAAAGTGCTTACAGCAGGTGCAGCAGTGGCGATCGCGATGACGTTGGCGACCGCATGTGGCAGCAACTCCACATCGTCGTCTGGTTCGGATACGTCGGGTGGTTCGTCGTCTAGCAATGGAAGCGGTACCATCGCGCTGTTGTTGCCAGATACCACGTCGTCAGCTCGTTACGAGACACAAGATAAGCCGGACTTCACGGCAGAAGTGAAGAAGCTCGATCCGTCGGCGAAAGTCGACTATGAAAACGCGCAGGGCGATGCGCCCACGCAGCAGCAACAGGCGGAAGCCGCTATCACGAATGGCGCCAAGGTGCTCGTGGTCGACCCAGTCGACTCCGCCGCCGCCGCGACGATTGTCACGGAAGCTGACAAAGCGGGTGTCAAGGTCATTTCGTACGACCGGATGATCTCGAAGGCGCCAGTCGACTACTATGTCTCCTTCGACAATGAAGAGGTTGGCAAGCTCCAGGGCCAATACATCGCCGACCACACGCCAAAGGGCGGCACGGTGGTCATGATCGACGGCGCTCAGACCGATAACAACGCACTGGCCTTTGCAAAAGGCGCGCATGAGGTGCTAGACCCGCTCTTCAAAAATGGCACGCTGAAACTTGGGTATGAAACTTACACGCCAAACTGGGACCCACAAAACGGGTTGCGCGAAATGGAGCAGGCGTTGACGAAATTGAACAACCATGTCGATGCGGTCTTGTCCGCGAACGACGGGCTGGCTGGTTCCATCATCCAGGCGCTGTCCGCTCAGCACCTCGCTGGGAAGGTGCCGGTAACGGGGCAGGATGCAACCGACGCAGGATTGCATGACATCATGCAAGGCACGCAGTCGATGACGGTCTACAAGGCGGTTCCGAAGGAAGCACAAGTTGCAGCTCAACTCGCTGTGGACATTTTGAAGGGCCAGAAGCCGGGCTCCGACTTGGTCAATGGCACTCAGGACAACGGATCAGGCACGCCGATCCCAGCCGTGCTCCTCCAGCCGGTCGTGGTGACGAAGGATAACATCCAGGATACGGTTATCAAGGACGGCTTTACGACGATGGCCAAGATCAACAACCCGAAATAA
- a CDS encoding ATP-binding cassette domain-containing protein, translated as MNSAQSSPLLSVQDIRKRFGAVQALQGVSLDVHPGEVVALVGDNGAGKSTTIKMIAGVEQPDEGQIYFEGQPVSLSSPAVAERLGIQTVYQDLALCDNLDIVSNLFLGRELRRTLIPGLPKMLRKSDMEERALPVLRDLAINLPALTTPVAGLSGGQRQMVAVARAVLWGSKLVMLDEPTAALGVAQTKAVLELIERLASKGVGVLVISHNMADVLQVADRIVVLRLGRTVANFVKSETNREELVAAITGAAEEVSTAR; from the coding sequence TTGAACAGCGCACAAAGCTCACCACTTCTCAGTGTGCAGGATATACGTAAACGTTTTGGCGCAGTCCAAGCCCTGCAAGGCGTGTCGCTAGACGTTCACCCGGGTGAGGTCGTGGCGCTCGTAGGCGACAACGGTGCAGGTAAATCGACGACCATCAAGATGATCGCGGGCGTCGAGCAGCCGGATGAAGGGCAGATCTACTTTGAAGGTCAGCCTGTGTCGCTCTCGAGCCCTGCCGTCGCCGAGCGCCTGGGCATCCAAACGGTCTATCAAGACCTGGCCCTGTGCGACAACCTCGACATCGTCTCCAACTTGTTCTTAGGGCGCGAGTTGCGCCGCACACTCATCCCAGGTCTTCCGAAGATGCTCCGCAAATCGGACATGGAGGAGCGCGCATTACCTGTGCTTCGCGACCTGGCCATCAACCTTCCAGCGCTCACCACACCTGTCGCCGGACTCTCTGGCGGACAGCGGCAAATGGTGGCGGTCGCGCGGGCAGTGCTGTGGGGATCGAAATTGGTGATGCTCGACGAACCGACCGCCGCGCTTGGCGTAGCTCAGACCAAGGCGGTCTTGGAGCTCATTGAGCGTTTGGCAAGCAAGGGTGTAGGGGTGTTGGTGATCTCGCACAACATGGCAGACGTGCTCCAGGTGGCAGACCGGATTGTAGTCCTCCGGCTCGGGCGCACCGTGGCAAACTTTGTGAAATCAGAGACCAACCGCGAGGAACTTGTAGCAGCCATCACGGGTGCTGCTGAGGAGGTATCGACCGCGCGATGA
- a CDS encoding ABC transporter permease: MSANIQQQNSSSGTGPLAGFRARFASGDLGLIPVIIALIVIWIVFQSVNGNFLSGRNLSNLILQIAEIGMLGIGETFVLLLGEIDLSIGAVSGVAAAVLVLLSVAGVNPWVCIVASVVSGGLIGLFQGFWVTIIGVPAFIVTLAGSLGYQGILLGMLGNTGTVPISNKTLLNLTSTYVPPWLGWVMVIVVVVLYAGGTFMMQKNRERRQLPAQSTGATLFRSLILVVVSAIVIGVLNTYRGLPVAGFILLVFVVLFAFVTQSTVYGRHIYALGGNKEAARRAGINTRTIKISIFTLAGLMGAIGGIIGASRLGSASPASGGGNLLMDSIAAAVIGGTSLFGGRGSMWNALAGALVIGSVENGMDLLSAPSSTKYIVEGGILLLAVTIDTFTRRRRTQAGR, from the coding sequence ATGAGTGCAAACATACAACAGCAAAACAGCAGCAGCGGCACCGGTCCGCTCGCGGGTTTTCGGGCCCGATTTGCCAGTGGCGACTTAGGTCTTATTCCGGTCATCATCGCACTTATTGTTATTTGGATCGTGTTTCAGTCTGTCAACGGAAACTTTTTATCCGGCCGCAACCTGTCGAACTTGATTTTACAAATCGCCGAAATCGGGATGCTCGGCATCGGCGAGACGTTCGTGTTGCTGCTTGGTGAAATCGACCTGTCGATCGGCGCCGTCAGTGGCGTTGCAGCGGCAGTTCTCGTGCTGCTCTCAGTCGCTGGCGTCAACCCCTGGGTCTGTATCGTCGCGAGCGTCGTGAGCGGTGGGTTGATTGGGCTGTTTCAAGGGTTCTGGGTCACGATCATCGGCGTACCGGCGTTTATCGTGACGCTCGCTGGATCGCTTGGCTACCAGGGCATTCTCTTGGGGATGCTCGGAAACACAGGGACAGTGCCGATTTCCAACAAGACGCTGTTGAATCTCACCTCCACCTACGTACCACCCTGGTTGGGCTGGGTGATGGTGATTGTCGTCGTCGTGCTCTACGCTGGCGGGACGTTCATGATGCAAAAGAACCGCGAAAGACGTCAATTGCCGGCGCAGTCGACGGGCGCCACCTTGTTCCGCTCGTTGATTCTCGTCGTCGTCTCGGCCATCGTCATCGGCGTCCTCAACACCTATCGCGGACTGCCTGTGGCCGGTTTTATCTTGTTGGTCTTCGTCGTGCTGTTCGCATTTGTCACACAGTCGACGGTGTATGGCCGTCACATCTACGCGCTCGGTGGCAATAAGGAGGCAGCTCGTCGCGCGGGTATCAACACGCGGACGATCAAGATCAGCATTTTCACATTGGCTGGATTGATGGGTGCTATCGGTGGCATTATCGGCGCCTCCCGCCTTGGTTCGGCCTCACCGGCTTCGGGGGGCGGCAACCTGCTGATGGACTCCATCGCTGCTGCCGTCATTGGCGGCACAAGCTTGTTCGGCGGCCGCGGTAGCATGTGGAACGCCTTGGCCGGTGCACTGGTCATCGGCAGCGTGGAGAACGGGATGGACCTCTTGAGCGCACCCTCGAGTACAAAGTACATCGTCGAAGGTGGCATTCTGTTGTTAGCAGTTACCATCGACACGTTTACTCGCCGCCGTCGAACACAAGCGGGGCGATAA
- a CDS encoding aminopeptidase → MTDQLRKYAELAVKVGVNLQPGQNLVVGFGRRQVYAEHLEFARQLVEVAYDAGAKFVQVDWGDEWWMRETVERGSLETLEARAKWQLEWVEHLAKEGAAFIAIPASNPDLYEGVDPARVTAAERAISSTFRDFDNRRTGDQYRWTLASAPTQAWADKVHPELPANERIDALWKDILFCARATGDDPVSDWRAHIDNLSKRSAYLNSLGIQSLHYQAPGTDLTVELAPKHFWTSAEKPALDGVPFVANMPTEEVFTAPSKYGVNGVVTSTMPLNHNGTTIHGIRLKFEKGRIVEFSADQGQDALKRIVEADEGSHYLGEVALVPVDSPIAQMNQLFYNTLFDENASCHLAIGRAYPLVEGGENLAHDDWESHGLNDSLMHVDFMIGSDKMNIDAISHTGETVPIMRDGKWTTAV, encoded by the coding sequence GTGACAGATCAACTGAGAAAGTACGCGGAGTTGGCCGTGAAAGTTGGCGTCAACCTACAACCGGGACAGAACTTGGTCGTCGGATTTGGCCGGCGGCAGGTCTACGCTGAACACTTGGAATTCGCCCGTCAATTGGTCGAAGTGGCGTACGATGCCGGTGCGAAGTTTGTCCAGGTCGATTGGGGCGACGAGTGGTGGATGCGGGAAACGGTCGAGCGCGGTTCTTTGGAAACCCTTGAGGCACGCGCCAAATGGCAATTGGAGTGGGTCGAGCACCTCGCGAAGGAAGGGGCTGCGTTTATCGCAATTCCGGCATCGAATCCGGATCTCTACGAGGGGGTCGATCCGGCCCGCGTCACCGCTGCCGAACGCGCCATCAGTTCCACGTTCCGCGACTTCGACAACCGCCGAACGGGAGATCAGTACCGGTGGACGCTCGCCTCGGCGCCCACGCAGGCGTGGGCCGACAAGGTCCATCCGGAACTGCCTGCCAACGAGCGCATCGATGCACTGTGGAAGGATATTCTGTTCTGCGCGCGCGCGACGGGGGATGACCCAGTGAGCGACTGGCGCGCCCACATTGACAACTTGAGCAAACGGAGTGCCTATTTGAATTCGCTTGGCATTCAAAGCTTGCACTACCAGGCGCCGGGGACAGATCTTACCGTCGAGCTGGCACCTAAGCACTTCTGGACATCGGCAGAAAAGCCGGCGCTCGATGGGGTTCCATTTGTCGCAAACATGCCGACGGAAGAGGTCTTTACTGCGCCTAGCAAGTACGGCGTGAACGGCGTCGTGACGAGCACGATGCCGCTCAATCACAATGGGACGACCATTCACGGCATCCGACTCAAATTCGAAAAGGGTCGCATTGTTGAGTTTTCCGCGGATCAAGGACAAGACGCATTGAAGCGGATCGTCGAGGCCGACGAAGGTAGTCACTATCTTGGCGAAGTGGCTCTGGTGCCAGTCGACTCGCCAATTGCGCAAATGAATCAGCTCTTTTACAACACGCTGTTCGACGAAAACGCGTCCTGCCACCTGGCTATCGGCCGCGCCTATCCGCTCGTCGAAGGCGGCGAGAATTTGGCGCACGACGATTGGGAGTCACACGGGTTGAACGACAGTTTGATGCACGTGGATTTCATGATTGGCTCTGACAAGATGAATATTGATGCGATCTCACACACTGGTGAAACGGTCCCGATTATGCGGGACGGTAAGTGGACGACGGCTGTGTAA
- a CDS encoding ATP-binding cassette domain-containing protein: MYVIRVANASKSWAGKPVFQQVSFELHPGEKLVLFGRNGVGKTTLLRALTGDVPLDGGTIARSVPPSEWGFLEQVYDVSKTLTVLDYALSVDEDLSRLRTQRMALERDLERGAASYAQPSVSDDLTSAYSAVLEDYLARDGYEWEAEVERTLEKFGLSQPLWGQPFPSLSGGQKTRLQLARIMLKRPRVLLLDEPTNHLDEDTMRWLEDWVRNSRASVIMVTHDRHFIDQVADATIELTAYGARRFVGGYTQMEAVRRLERETQQAAFEKEEKARTELMEAIRRYRQWFEKAHASAGERNPYLKKRATKNATRFQAKERALARLEADRTKRPTPVATAQVSFREGQFDANTYVTITDAAIGYPGVDVLQDVSLRVRPGDRIAVVGNNGSGKSTLLKVISGQLAPTLGEAYRHPALRVALFDQEVSRLDPDLSVLDTLLQQSGLSQSYARTILAGFLFRGDDVYQRVGQLSMGERCRVAFVRMYLSDANLLVLDEPTNYLDVETREQVETALFEYPGALVFVSHDRYLVKKLASAVIHVEDGRIQTFDGGYDVYLQTLYDPLREHPDRQRRIAELELRVTHLMSKATDDEGTAQELMAQIRNLQQEIEDLRRSHS, translated from the coding sequence GTGTACGTGATTCGAGTAGCAAATGCATCAAAATCGTGGGCCGGGAAACCGGTTTTTCAACAAGTCAGTTTTGAACTGCACCCCGGCGAGAAACTCGTCTTATTTGGCAGAAACGGCGTTGGCAAAACGACGCTGCTGCGAGCGCTAACCGGCGATGTCCCATTGGATGGAGGGACGATTGCTCGCAGTGTGCCGCCGTCCGAGTGGGGGTTCTTAGAACAGGTGTACGACGTCTCTAAGACGCTTACCGTCCTCGATTATGCCCTCTCGGTGGACGAAGATCTGAGTCGCCTGCGAACGCAGCGCATGGCACTAGAACGAGATCTCGAGCGCGGTGCGGCGTCGTATGCCCAGCCGTCGGTGTCCGATGATTTGACGTCGGCCTATTCGGCCGTGCTCGAAGACTACCTCGCACGGGACGGATACGAATGGGAGGCGGAGGTAGAACGGACCTTGGAGAAATTCGGCCTTTCGCAGCCGCTGTGGGGGCAGCCGTTTCCCTCGTTGAGCGGGGGTCAAAAGACGCGTCTGCAACTCGCGCGCATCATGTTGAAACGGCCGCGCGTGCTGCTCCTGGACGAACCGACCAACCATCTGGATGAAGACACGATGAGGTGGCTGGAAGACTGGGTTCGCAATAGCCGTGCAAGTGTGATCATGGTGACACACGATCGCCACTTCATCGACCAGGTCGCGGACGCCACCATTGAGCTGACAGCCTACGGGGCACGGCGTTTCGTCGGCGGGTACACCCAGATGGAGGCAGTCCGACGATTGGAGCGCGAAACGCAACAGGCGGCGTTTGAGAAGGAGGAAAAGGCTCGTACAGAATTAATGGAAGCGATTCGTCGCTATCGGCAATGGTTTGAGAAAGCACACGCCTCTGCAGGCGAGCGCAATCCGTATCTCAAGAAGCGCGCTACCAAGAACGCCACTCGCTTTCAGGCGAAAGAGCGGGCACTCGCAAGGCTCGAAGCGGATCGGACGAAACGGCCGACGCCCGTGGCAACAGCGCAGGTGAGCTTTCGCGAGGGGCAATTTGACGCCAATACCTACGTGACCATCACGGACGCCGCGATCGGATATCCAGGTGTCGACGTGTTGCAGGATGTGTCGCTGCGGGTGCGGCCGGGGGATCGGATCGCCGTCGTCGGCAACAACGGCTCTGGGAAGAGTACGCTGCTCAAGGTGATTTCCGGTCAATTGGCACCGACGTTGGGGGAAGCTTATCGCCACCCGGCGCTTCGCGTCGCGCTGTTCGATCAGGAGGTATCCCGCCTCGACCCCGACCTTTCGGTACTGGATACACTCCTACAACAGAGTGGTCTATCGCAGTCGTACGCGCGGACGATCTTGGCGGGGTTCTTGTTTCGCGGGGACGACGTATATCAGCGCGTCGGTCAATTGAGTATGGGGGAACGCTGTCGTGTCGCGTTTGTGCGGATGTACTTGTCGGATGCCAACCTGCTCGTGCTGGATGAGCCGACGAATTACCTCGACGTGGAGACGCGCGAGCAGGTAGAGACGGCCCTTTTCGAATATCCCGGTGCGCTTGTGTTCGTGTCGCACGACCGTTACCTTGTGAAAAAGCTGGCGAGTGCGGTGATCCATGTCGAGGATGGGCGGATCCAGACGTTTGACGGGGGGTATGACGTGTACCTGCAAACGCTCTACGATCCGCTGCGTGAGCACCCAGACAGGCAACGCCGGATTGCTGAGCTGGAGCTGCGGGTGACGCACCTGATGTCGAAAGCGACGGATGACGAAGGGACAGCGCAGGAATTGATGGCTCAGATCAGAAATTTGCAGCAGGAGATCGAAGACCTGAGGCGCAGTCACTCGTGA
- a CDS encoding TetR/AcrR family transcriptional regulator, producing the protein MADEMDEWLASLLRLSDEDDKMTDKQIKIIQAAVEIFAEKGYAATSTSEIAQKAGVAEGTIFRHYRTKKDLLISIVTPVMAKLVAPFVLRDFNKVLDSHYEHFEDFLRAVMRNRLDFVVKNAPIIKIMLHEIPFHPELQRQFREKVFPQVADRVVRIVQRFQDRNELVEMPPFALLRMAVSVMAGYILTRSLILPDDDWDDEAEIERAVAFIMHGLTPANH; encoded by the coding sequence ATGGCTGACGAAATGGACGAATGGCTCGCGTCGCTGCTTCGCCTCAGCGACGAAGACGACAAAATGACCGACAAGCAAATCAAAATCATCCAGGCCGCAGTGGAGATATTTGCCGAGAAGGGGTATGCGGCGACGTCGACGAGCGAGATCGCGCAGAAGGCTGGCGTCGCCGAGGGCACCATCTTCCGCCACTACAGGACCAAAAAGGACCTCCTGATCTCGATTGTGACACCCGTGATGGCGAAGCTCGTGGCACCGTTTGTCCTACGGGATTTCAACAAAGTCCTGGATTCCCATTACGAGCACTTCGAAGATTTTCTGCGCGCGGTCATGCGCAATCGCTTGGACTTCGTCGTCAAGAACGCGCCGATCATCAAAATCATGCTGCACGAGATCCCGTTCCATCCAGAGTTGCAGCGTCAATTTCGGGAAAAAGTCTTTCCCCAAGTGGCGGATCGGGTGGTGCGCATCGTCCAACGATTTCAAGATCGCAACGAACTCGTCGAGATGCCGCCGTTCGCCTTGCTCCGCATGGCTGTATCGGTCATGGCCGGATACATCCTCACACGTAGTCTCATCCTGCCGGACGACGACTGGGACGATGAGGCGGAGATCGAGCGCGCGGTGGCCTTTATCATGCACGGGTTGACGCCAGCAAACCACTAG
- a CDS encoding ABC transporter permease, with the protein MRIRALAVRIWRQFLHDKRTLALMLVAPLLIMTLVSLVFNGATYHPKIGTVDIPAAMTQRLAQENVTITHFNSDSKALAALKKQTLDAYLDIQHGVPQLVLEGSDPSTNKAVLLAVQKSLAPTASAVPQERAPNVVYLYGSADMSSFDNFGPVLIGFFSFFFVFLVAGISFLKERTTGTLERLVATPIRRYEIVAGYVLGFGIFTTIQAGLIAWYAVDVLGMMMNGQLINLLLITFLLSMTALTFGIFLSSFANSEFQMMQFIPLVIVPQVFFSGLFNIDTMAEWLRWLSRIMPLYYGADALRNVMIRGRGLADIAVDLAVLLGLSIAFMVLNVLALRKYRKV; encoded by the coding sequence GTGAGAATTCGCGCGTTGGCCGTGCGCATTTGGCGTCAATTCCTGCACGACAAGCGGACACTGGCACTCATGCTCGTCGCCCCGCTGCTGATCATGACCTTGGTGTCGCTCGTCTTTAATGGCGCCACCTATCATCCGAAGATCGGCACCGTCGATATCCCGGCGGCGATGACACAGCGATTGGCCCAGGAGAACGTCACCATCACACATTTCAACTCCGACTCGAAGGCCCTCGCTGCCTTGAAGAAGCAAACGCTGGATGCCTACCTCGACATTCAACACGGTGTGCCGCAACTGGTGCTGGAGGGCAGCGACCCAAGCACCAATAAGGCTGTGTTACTGGCCGTTCAAAAGTCCTTGGCGCCTACGGCGAGCGCTGTGCCACAAGAGCGGGCTCCGAACGTGGTCTACCTCTATGGATCGGCGGATATGTCTTCGTTCGACAACTTTGGCCCGGTTTTGATTGGCTTCTTTTCGTTCTTCTTCGTATTTCTCGTCGCAGGCATCTCCTTTCTCAAGGAGCGCACCACCGGCACGCTCGAGCGCTTGGTCGCCACGCCCATCCGGCGCTATGAAATTGTGGCAGGATACGTGCTGGGATTCGGCATTTTCACGACCATCCAGGCCGGGCTTATCGCCTGGTACGCCGTGGACGTACTCGGCATGATGATGAACGGCCAACTGATCAATCTGTTGTTGATCACGTTCTTGCTCTCGATGACGGCGCTGACGTTCGGAATCTTTCTCTCGTCGTTCGCGAACTCGGAGTTTCAGATGATGCAGTTTATCCCGCTCGTCATCGTGCCGCAGGTGTTCTTCTCCGGGCTGTTCAACATCGACACGATGGCTGAGTGGCTGCGCTGGCTCAGCAGAATCATGCCGCTGTACTACGGCGCCGACGCCCTGCGCAACGTCATGATTCGCGGGCGTGGCCTTGCCGACATCGCAGTGGATTTGGCTGTTCTCCTCGGTCTTTCCATCGCCTTTATGGTTCTCAATGTGCTCGCATTGCGCAAATATCGCAAAGTGTAG
- the ccmA gene encoding heme ABC exporter ATP-binding protein CcmA, producing MFGKISVLQDISLDVQPGEIFGILGPSGSGKTTLVKLIAGIDRPTRGTIVVDSVQMPKLEMLQKIGYMAQSDALYTELTAKENLDFFASLFGLSGKAKRRRIEEVMHLVDLTGAMNKAVHAYSGGMKRRLSLAISMLHQPNVLILDEPTVGIDPVLRKSIWDELRTLCDRGATIVVTTHVMDEAEKCDRLGMIREGRLIADGTPQELKQATHAATIEEAFLAYGGVHQ from the coding sequence ATGTTCGGAAAGATAAGCGTGTTGCAGGATATCAGCCTGGACGTCCAACCAGGGGAGATATTCGGCATCTTGGGGCCAAGCGGATCCGGCAAGACCACACTGGTTAAATTGATCGCCGGGATCGACCGGCCGACCCGTGGCACCATTGTCGTCGATAGCGTACAAATGCCCAAGCTCGAGATGCTCCAGAAGATCGGCTATATGGCGCAGTCAGATGCTCTGTATACAGAACTGACCGCAAAGGAGAATCTCGACTTTTTCGCGTCGCTGTTTGGCCTCTCCGGTAAGGCGAAGCGCCGACGGATCGAAGAAGTGATGCATCTGGTTGACCTGACAGGCGCAATGAATAAGGCCGTACACGCGTACTCCGGCGGGATGAAGCGCCGGTTGTCCTTGGCCATTTCCATGTTGCATCAGCCAAATGTGTTGATCCTGGATGAGCCAACCGTCGGGATCGATCCGGTGTTGCGCAAGTCCATCTGGGATGAACTGCGGACCCTATGCGACCGCGGGGCGACGATCGTCGTGACCACGCACGTGATGGACGAAGCAGAGAAGTGTGACCGCTTAGGCATGATTCGTGAAGGTCGCCTCATCGCCGACGGAACGCCACAGGAGCTGAAGCAAGCTACACATGCGGCAACAATAGAGGAAGCGTTTCTTGCATACGGAGGTGTCCACCAGTGA